In bacterium, one DNA window encodes the following:
- a CDS encoding DNA internalization-related competence protein ComEC/Rec2 gives MSASETPSPTSTAKSTPSFSRRRPLVPLSVCFLALLTLSDRLFPSLLCPELPKSLEHMIGARATYEGVVSEAPRRSANGWKTVVGDVFPDGRLSILLTISQLPEPGLARGDRIRFTARLKRPTRYKNPGSFDYRAHLARRAVLLTGFIEEAGAVEVLSRGDGFLRSVDRVRESLRNRMSAAAPGAGGALLRALVLGDAGGITEDVYEDFRATGTSHLIAVSGQHIAVVGAAVFAVLFWLFKRSERLLLWMSARRLALSVSLIPVALYTLLAGSPPSAVRAAILAGLVALAAALNQRPDGLSALSAAAILIGVLDPAAPFSSSFQLSFLAVLGILMFRRTWRAPTWVLKHLVNPFWMTMGATLMTAPLVAYRFHDVSLSGFLVNLAAIPAAGLLLIAGGASVGIAALIPGVFLPLKAVAWAADRFLNVLHAAATWSRGSGLVLSFYPTEWEMVLGFAVVALAAWAFHRPRQALKPALLGLVLIAAFSLEWRRSEVEVVFLDVGQGDAALVLLPGGESLLVDAGGFLIPDPKARKGFDVGRDVVVPYLKRRGLERIDAVLLSHPHPDHFGGLQAVFDAFPVGEFWWSGQRFPDASFDALLEAVRRRGSIQRVLRSPQSFAWAGATVDVIYPGRIDRFRSINDNSLVVRLNFGSEGVLFAGDIEDLGEGALADRVPIRATVLKIPHHASRTSSSVAFIDSVRPEIAVASLGEDNLFGFPHEGVLEKYERRGVKVYRTDRDGAVTVKLFPTSPRRPPAIRTFFSGE, from the coding sequence ATGAGCGCATCCGAGACGCCATCACCGACCTCTACCGCGAAATCGACGCCGAGCTTCAGTCGGAGGAGGCCGCTCGTTCCGCTCAGCGTCTGCTTCCTCGCGCTGCTCACGCTTTCTGACCGCCTTTTTCCTTCGCTCCTTTGTCCTGAACTCCCGAAATCCCTCGAACACATGATCGGCGCGCGCGCGACCTACGAAGGCGTCGTGTCCGAGGCGCCCCGCCGTTCCGCAAACGGCTGGAAAACGGTCGTCGGGGACGTCTTTCCGGACGGCCGCCTCTCGATCCTCTTGACGATCAGTCAACTGCCCGAGCCGGGCCTCGCGCGGGGCGACCGGATTCGTTTCACGGCCCGTCTCAAACGGCCGACGCGGTATAAGAACCCCGGGAGTTTCGACTACCGGGCCCATCTCGCCCGTCGGGCCGTTCTTCTGACCGGGTTCATCGAGGAGGCGGGGGCGGTCGAGGTCCTGTCGCGGGGCGATGGATTCCTGCGTTCCGTCGATCGCGTCCGGGAGTCCCTCCGGAACCGGATGAGCGCGGCGGCTCCCGGAGCCGGAGGGGCGCTTCTCCGGGCCCTGGTCCTGGGCGATGCCGGCGGGATCACGGAAGACGTCTACGAGGATTTTCGCGCCACCGGCACCTCTCATTTGATCGCCGTATCCGGCCAGCACATCGCCGTCGTGGGCGCGGCCGTCTTCGCCGTCCTTTTTTGGCTGTTCAAGCGGTCCGAGCGACTCTTGCTGTGGATGTCGGCTCGCCGTCTCGCCCTGTCCGTCTCCCTCATTCCGGTCGCCCTTTACACGCTTTTGGCCGGTTCCCCGCCGTCGGCCGTTCGCGCCGCGATTCTTGCAGGTCTGGTGGCCCTGGCCGCGGCCTTGAACCAACGTCCCGACGGGCTCTCGGCGCTGTCGGCCGCGGCGATCCTCATCGGTGTTCTCGATCCCGCGGCTCCGTTTTCGTCGTCGTTTCAGCTTTCGTTCTTGGCCGTGTTGGGAATTCTGATGTTCCGGAGGACTTGGAGAGCCCCGACATGGGTTCTGAAACACCTCGTCAACCCGTTTTGGATGACCATGGGCGCGACATTGATGACGGCCCCGCTCGTGGCCTATCGCTTTCACGACGTCTCTCTCTCGGGTTTCCTGGTCAATTTGGCGGCGATCCCCGCCGCGGGCCTTCTCCTGATCGCCGGAGGCGCGTCCGTCGGGATCGCGGCCTTGATCCCGGGCGTCTTCCTTCCCCTGAAGGCGGTCGCGTGGGCGGCGGACCGGTTTCTCAACGTCCTCCACGCGGCGGCGACGTGGTCTCGGGGTTCCGGTTTGGTCTTGTCGTTTTATCCGACGGAGTGGGAGATGGTGTTGGGGTTCGCGGTCGTGGCGCTGGCCGCCTGGGCCTTTCACCGGCCGCGGCAGGCCTTGAAGCCCGCGCTGCTGGGACTCGTCTTGATCGCCGCGTTTTCCCTGGAATGGCGTCGTTCGGAGGTCGAGGTGGTTTTCCTCGACGTCGGCCAGGGGGATGCGGCCTTGGTGCTCCTGCCGGGCGGCGAGAGTCTCTTGGTGGACGCGGGCGGATTTCTGATTCCAGATCCGAAGGCCCGCAAGGGCTTCGACGTCGGCCGGGACGTCGTCGTGCCCTATTTGAAACGGCGGGGCCTCGAACGCATCGACGCCGTCCTTCTCTCGCATCCCCATCCGGATCACTTCGGTGGACTTCAGGCCGTCTTCGACGCTTTTCCTGTGGGAGAGTTTTGGTGGAGCGGCCAACGCTTTCCCGACGCGTCGTTCGACGCCTTGCTGGAAGCGGTCCGGCGGCGGGGGTCGATTCAGAGGGTGCTACGGTCGCCGCAATCCTTTGCCTGGGCGGGGGCGACGGTGGACGTGATTTATCCGGGACGGATCGACCGGTTCCGGTCGATCAACGACAATTCCCTCGTGGTCCGTCTCAACTTTGGCTCCGAGGGCGTCCTCTTTGCCGGAGACATCGAGGATCTCGGCGAGGGGGCCTTGGCGGACCGCGTGCCCATTCGCGCCACCGTTCTCAAAATTCCGCATCACGCGAGCCGGACGTCCAGCTCCGTGGCCTTCATCGACAGCGTCCGCCCTGAAATCGCCGTTGCGAGCCTTGGCGAGGACAATCTCTTCGGCTTTCCCCACGAGGGCGTCTTGGAAAAATACGAGCGGCGGGGCGTCAAGGTCTACCGCACGGACCGGGACGGGGCGGTGACGGTCAAGCTCTTCCCAACGTCTCCCAGGAGACCACCCGCCATCCGAACGTTTTTTTCCGGAGAGTGA
- a CDS encoding MGMT family protein — protein sequence MTDVDKKSPLLKKIDGLRATSFQKRVWKALLTIPRGEVRTYAWVAQKIGRPQAVRAVGNAVGRNPLAPAVPCHRVVRTGWSPLKGRASLVGGYSGRGGIKTKLALLKKERARPPQRARSRNRSLLRS from the coding sequence ATGACCGATGTGGACAAGAAGTCGCCCCTCTTAAAGAAGATCGACGGTCTGAGGGCCACCAGTTTCCAGAAAAGGGTCTGGAAAGCACTCCTGACAATCCCCCGGGGGGAGGTCCGGACCTATGCCTGGGTCGCCCAGAAGATCGGACGCCCCCAGGCCGTGAGGGCGGTCGGGAACGCCGTCGGCAGGAACCCGCTCGCGCCGGCGGTCCCCTGTCATCGGGTGGTGAGGACGGGTTGGTCTCCCCTAAAGGGCCGCGCTTCGCTGGTGGGGGGCTATTCGGGCCGCGGCGGGATCAAGACAAAACTCGCTCTGCTCAAGAAGGAGCGCGCACGGCCTCCACAACGCGCTCGATCGCGAAATCGATCTCTTCTTCGGTCGTAG